The sequence ATCCTGCGCCTGCGCCTGGATCAGCTGGAGCAAGGCTTGCAGCAATGCGAAGGTCCGGTGCTGGTGATGATAGGCGAAGCGCTCGCCAGCCGCGCCGGACAGCAGCTTGCCGGCGATCAGCAGAAGGTTGCCAAGGCCAGGAACGCGGCCTGAGGCAGAGCGGCATCCATTCTCGCTTTAGCAAACTTTAGCGAACGACAGGCTTGGCGTGCGCTTCCGACGCCAGTGCTTTTTGCAGGACCGGGCCGGGCTGGTCCAGCCGGTCTTCCGGCGACAAGACATTGATCCAGCTGACCAGGCCGACGGCTGCTACGGTCAATACCAAGAATACTGCTATTCTTTTATTCAAAAATTCCCATTTCATTGTTGACTCCTTACCTGCAATATTTTCTTTGACTGCGCTCCTTTGATTCCGGTGCTAACCAGCCAGCGCTGACCATAAATAGCGCAGCGCTACCGGCAAAGCAGCGCATTCAAATGACAGCAGCCCCGCCGCCAATGACTTGGCGGCAGAGATGCCCTTCACATCTTCATTCCGATTATTTCGATTGTTTAGCGGCCGTTGCCGCTGCGTGTCGCCAGCACACCGTACATGCCGACCGCGCGGTCGCTGGAAGCGGTGCTGCGCTTGGCTTGTTTGCCATTGCCGGACAGCGCCGAAGCCTGGCTGGGCGACCAGCCGAAAGTCCAGTTGCCGCCCTTGTTTACTTTGTTCTGTTTGCCGGATGCCAGACCCAGCAGAGTTTTGATAGTCATCATTTCACCTCTTCATGCTTGCTGCGCGGGCGTCGCATAAGCGGCGGCATCCGTGTAGCTGCGTTGATCATGGAAAGCGATTGTGCAACGCGCCGGTTGGGGCACGCACGACAGCGACGGTGAAAGAGAAATGTTCCGCCAGTCGATTGCAGGCTGGACAGCCTGGCTAAGCGACACGGGAAATGTGAGGATAGCTAGGCTGTTTCAGGCAACTGCAAGCAGACAATTGCTTTATGTATTTGCGTTACTGAGTTTCTGGTCCGGTAAGCCGGACAACTGGGACAGTCCATTACAAAAGCTCCCGATTCAAAAATGCCTGATCAAACCTGATCAAGCCGGTTGTATCGTTGGACTGCCGCCGCGCGTGGAAGGTTCATAAGCTGGCTTTGCCGCCCGTGCGGAGCGTTGGGGAATGCTTTCCCAGCGCACACTGCGCACGCTGATTTCCTGCGCCAGGCGGGTCACCAGCTGCACCAGTCCGGCACGCTCGCGCACCGAACACTTCACTTCCACCGTGATGGCGGTCAGGTTAGTCTGCACCGCAGGCTCGTTGGCTTGATGCGTGACGTCATAGTTCGCCAGCAGCTTGCGCATCAGATTTTCCAGATACGCCACTTCCGAACTGCGGCAGGTAGTCACGATGCGATATGGCAAAGCAGAGCCGTGATCCTCTTGCGAGGCGGTGAACGAAGAACGATGTTTTTTAAAAAATGCATGCAGTTTGATGAATGGCATGACGATTTCCTTCCCACTTCCGTTGTTCCTGCCGGCCAGGCGTACCCAACGAGGCGCACATGCATTTGCTGCTGTGCCATTACCGGGCTGTGCGCCTGCCCTGCAAGATGCACAGGGAAACGCCAAGCCCGGGCAGACCCAGGAACGGAAATACACGGCCGTACGCAATCCGCCGGAAGGCGGCACGAACAATCGGTACTACAAAAATCGGATGGGAGTATCGTTGCGGCATTCTCTGCTACAACTTTGCTACGACGTTTACCGCAGGAAAAATGAAAATCCGGCGATAAACCTTACGATACTACAGCTCGCAAATACGCAAGCTGCAGCGGACGACGGAGGTCTGCTAAAGACTATGCGTAATGTGCCGGGCTGAGGACCCATCCACCGCTACTACTAGAACAACTGTCCAAAATATGGACCTCCATACAATGCAATACCGAGATTATATTTCTTACTGGCTATTCTGTCAAGTAAATGACTTTACATTCGCCGGATTTTGTGCGTAGCCAACATATTCGCAACAGCTGGGAAATCCCCAGCAAACTTGGGCGCCGCCACAAGCCGCTTGCGGCTCAGTAGGAGCCGGCCCGCAACACCCGCAGCGTGTGCAAAACCGAACCGTGACGGCAGTCCAGCACTTGCATCCGTCGCTCCAGATCCTGGTGGTCGGCGGCTGCGGCGAGATAGGCCTGTTCCGCCTCGGGCAAAGTCATGCCGGTGCCGGCGGCGGCCTTCCTCCAAAAGTCTTTAATATTAGAAAATTTATTGGATAACGACATACGCAACTCCAAATAGAAACATCAAAAACCTCCCCATGGAAGCCAAATCCAGAGGAACGATGCTTGTAGAATAGGCCGATCAAGATTAGACTGAAAGCCGTATTTTCTATCCGAAATATAAGTTTATTTAACATGACAACCAGACTCCCGCCGCTCAAGCCCTTGCGCGTATTCGAAGCCGTGGTGCGCACCGGCAGCCTGACCCTGGCCGCCGCCGAACTGCACATCACGCACAGCGCGGTGAGCCAGCAGATCAAGCTGCTGGAGCAGCACTTCGGCATCACCCTGTTTACCCGGGGGCAGCGCGGGGTGGAGCCGACCGCAGCGGCGCGGCTGTTTTTTACCGACGTCAAAGCCGGGCTGGACCGTATTGCCTTGGGGGCGGAGCAATTGCTGAATACCGGCAAGGTACGCATCATCCGCGTCAGCTGCACGCCGTCGATGGCGATGCGCTGGCTGATTCCGCGGCTGTCGTCGTTCCAGATCGACAATCCGCGGGTGGAAATCCGCGTCACCACGTCGACCGTGGCCGTAGAGGCAATCAAGGAGCCATTCGATGTCTTGATACGGCGCAGTCCGATGCACAGAGCCGATTACGAATGCATACGCTTCCTCGATGACGTACTGACGCCGGTGGCGTCGCCGCGCTATCTGCAGCAGCATCCGCTCAAGCGCCCGCAAGATTTATTGCAAGCGTCCCTGCTGCACCTGTCCAGCCGTTCCCAGACCTGGACCCGCTGGTTTGACGAAGTCGGGGTGCCGGTCAAAGGCCAGTTGCCGGGCCAGATCTATGAGCATTTCTTTTTGAGTTTGCAGGCGGCGCTCACCGATCTCGGCGTGGCCATGGGTTCGCTGGCGCTGATGGAGGAAGATCTCGCGCACGGCAGCCTGCTGCCGCCATTCCCCGATTTATGCCTGCAGGACAAAGGATTTCATCTGCTGTTCCGCGCCGGCCTGCAGGATCCGGTGCTGGCCAATTTCACCGCCTGGCTGCAAGCCAAGGGCAGGGAAACCTCTGAAAGTATCCGGGCTTAGGACTTGGGCAAGGTAGCGGCGCAATAGCCGGCAATCGCGGCCAGCACCTGCGGCTGCTCGCCCACCGCCTGCGCTACGGTGATCGTCAATTGCGGATGCCGTTGCTGCGCCTGGGCGATCAGGGCCGGCAGATCGCGCCGCACGTGGCCGCCCTGGCCGAGGAATACCGGCACCACGCTGACTTCGCGGATGCCTTCCGCCGCCAGCTGTTGCAGCAGTCCGGGCAAATCCGGCTGCATCAGTTCGAGGAAGGCCAGGCCGACCCGCAGTTCCGGCCGCTGCCGCTCGATCAGCTGCTGCAGGACTTCAAACGGCGTCGCCCACAAGGGATCGCGGGCGCCGTGGGCAAACAGGATGATCGCTTGATGCGGCGCCGGAGATGGATGTGACATGAGCTGGTCCGAGCGCCGCTACTGCCGCTCGATCCTCCACAGGGCGCCGATCGCAATCAGCAGGAACAAGGTGCTGGGCAAGGCCGCGGTAAAAAACGGCGGCCAGGTATTGAGCAGGCCGAGATGCGAAAACAGCGTATTGACCAGCTGGAAACTGACGCCGATCATGATGCCGGTAAAGATCTTCAGGCTGACGCCGCCGGTGCGGAAATGCAGGTAAGCGAACGGCAAGGCCAGCGCCATCATCACGAATACCGAGAACGGGTACACCAGCTTTTTCCAGAAGGCGATGTCGTAACGCTCGCTGTGCTGATTGTTTTCTGCCAGATGCTTGGAATACGCCCACAGATTGTAGGCCGACATATGGTCCGGATCGGCAAACAGGACCGACAGGATTTCCGGCGTGATTTCGGACACCAGGTCCTTGCTGGGGAATTTCTTGGTGGCGATCGCCGTGGTGATGTCGTCGGTCGAGGTGCCGTTGACAAAATCGGTCTGCACCACATCGTCCAGGCGCCAGACGTGCTGGCCCTGGTAATCGGCATGGGCGGCCTGGATCAGCCCGGTCATGTGCAAGCTGCGGTCGAACTCATACAGCTTGACGCCGACCAGCTGGCCATCCGGCTTGATCTCGCCGATGTTGATAAAGCGCGAGCCGACGATGTCGCCGCTGGTGCCGTCGGTACGGATCACATCCTTGCTCCACAGACCGGTCTTGAACTTCTGCGAAATCGACGCGCCCTTGGCTTGCAGCTTCAGTTTTTCGGCAAATTCCGCGCTCTTGGGCGAAACGAATTCGCCGATCAGCACGGTCGCCACGACGAATATCAAGCCGATCTTGATCAGTATCCTGGCGGTCATCATGGTTGACATGCTGGACACGCGCATGATGGTGAACTCGGAGCGCGCAGCGAATTGCGACAAGGTGTAGATGGTGCCGATCAGCGCCGCGATCGGCATCAGTTCATAGGCATAGCTGGGCAGGCCCAGCATGACGAACAGGAAGGCATGCTGCAGCTTGTAGCCGCCATGGCCGACCGATTTCAGTTCGGTGGTGAGGTCGAAGAACGCAAACAGCGCCAGGAACGCCGCCAGCGTAAACAAGACCGAACGGACGATCTCGGCGGTAAAGTAACGTTGCAATACCTTCATGCCGCCGCCGATTCTTTAGTCGAACTTTTAACTTTCAACAGGCGTGCATGCTTGACTGCAGACCACATGACCAGCGGATGCCAGCGGCTGTTGACGTTCAGGCGCCACATGAACAGCAGGCCGACGATGAACAGTACGATCAGATGCATCGGCCACCAGGCCAGCATGAAGGACCAGCGTCCCTGCACCACCGCCGCCTGGAAAATGCTGGTCACGTTGCTATACGAGACGTACAGCAGCAGCGCGATCAGCAAGCTGGCGGAGCGGCCCACGCGCGGATTGACGAAGCTCAGCGGTATCGCCAGCAGCATCAGGCACAGCGCCATCAGCGGCAGCGACAAGCGCCACAGCAGCTCGCCCATGTTGAAGCCGTTGCGGTCCTTGAGCAGGTCCGCGGTCGGCAAGGCTTGCGCCGAGCGATCGCCATTCTCGGCCTGCGAGTTGCTGGCCACCAGCACCCCGTAGCGCTCAAACTCCATCTGACGGAATTCGTTCTTGCCCGCCAGGACGTCGTAACGGCGCCCTTTCGACAGGATCAGGAACTTGTCGCCGTTCTTGTCGATTTCCAGGTTGCCTTCCTTGGCCACCACGATGCTGTTCTTGCCTTCCTGCTGGGTATTGACGAAGACGTTCTTGACCTTGGTGCTGTCGCCGGAAATGCCTTCGACGAAAAAGATGCGGTTGGCGGCGGCCGATTCCTGAAACTTGCCGGGTGAAACACGGGAAATGTCTTCGCGCTTTTCAAAACGCTCGCGGTATTGCGCGCTCTGGTTATTCGCCCAAGGCGTCGCCACGAAACTCAGGATGGCGGTCAGGATAATGATCGGCAAGCCGAATTCCAGCACCGGCCGCACCCAGCGCACCAGGCTCTGGCCAGAGGCGAACCAGACCACCATTTCCGAATCCTGATAGCTGCGCGTGACCACCAGCAGCACCGAAATATAACCGGTCAGGATCAGCAGGATCGGCATGTAATTGAGGGATTGAAAACCAATCAATGCGACCACATCCTGGGACGCAATCTGTCCTCCGGCTGCTTGTCCCAGAATCTTGATCAACATTACCGTGACGATAATTGTGAAGAGCGTAGTAAAAACTGCACCGGCGGTGCTAATTAATTCGCGTCGGAGTGCGCGCTGAAAGATCATTGGGGAATATAATTGCGGATCAAAAAAAGGAGTAAGTGATGGACTTTAGCATAAAAACCATTGACGCAAAAACCTCAATTGCCTCTCTGAAAGCCGGCTGTATCGCAGTCGGGATCTATGAAAACAAGAAACTCTCGCCACAAGCGCAAGTTCTTGACAAATCTGGTGAAATCACTGCTGCACTAAAGTCCGGAGACATTTCCGGTAAACCAGGCTCCACTTTGCTGTTGCGCAAAGTCGCCGGCGTCGCCGCCGAACGCGTGCTGCTGATCGGCCTTGGCCCGGACGGCGAGCTGAGCGACAAGGTGATGTCCATGGCGGCCCTGTGCGTGGCGCGCAGCATCGCTACCCTGGGTGGCAGCGATGCCGTGCTGGCGTTACCGTTCGACGGCCTGGCCAAACAGACCCCGGCACGCGACCTGGCATGGGCTATCCGTAACAGCATCCTGGTGCTGCGCGATAACAGCTATCGCTCCGACACTCTGAAAAGTAAGAAAGAGACAACATTATCCGGCGTCAAGAAAGTTGCTTTCCTGGTCGCCGCCGCCAATGCGGCCGCCGCCAAGCAAGCCGTTGCTGAAGGCCTGGCCCTGGCCAACGGCATCGACCTGACCAAGGAACTGGGCAACCTGCCCGGCAACGTCTGCACCCCGACCTACCTGGCCAACACCGCCAAGAAGCTGGCCAAGGAATTCAAGCTGTCGGTCGAAGTACTGGACCGCAAGCAGCTCGAAGCCTTGAAGATGGGCAGTTTCCTGTCGGTCGCACGCGGCGGCGGCGAAGCGCCGAAATTCATCATCATCAAGCACCTCGGCGGCAAAGCCAAGGATGCCCCGACCGTACTGGTCGGCAAAGGCATCACCTTTGACACCGGCGGCATCTCGCTCAAGGGCGGCGCCGGCATGGATGAAATGAAGTACGACATGTGCGGCGCCGGTTCGGTGCTGGGCACTATTCGCGCTATCGCTGAACTGAAGCTGAAGCTGAACGTCATCGGCGTGATTCCGGCCACGGAAAACATGCCGTCCGGCACAGCCACCAAACCAGGCGACATCGTCACCTCCATGTCCGGCCAGACCATCGAGATCCTCAACACCGACGCCGAAGGCCGCCTGGTGCTGTGCGATGCCCTGACTTACGTGGAACGCTTCAAGCCGGCTGCCGTGGTCGACATCGCGACGCTGACCGGCGCTTGCGTGACCTCCCTCGGCCATCACAATTCCGGCCTGTTCACCCGTCACGACAGCGCCCATGACGCCCTGGCCAACGAGTTGCTGAGCGCCGGCAAGGCGACCGGCGACACTGCATGGCGCATGCCTATCGAAGACAGCTACCAGGAACAGCTGAAATCGAATTTTGCCGATATGGCAAACATCGGCGGCCCGGCCGGCGGCAGCATCACCGCAGCCTGCTTCCTGGAACGCTACACCAAGAAATACACCTGGGCCCACCTCGACATCGCCGGCACGGCATGGAAGAGCGGCGCCGCCAAAGGCGCGACCGGCCGTCCAGTCGCCCTGCTGACCACTTTCCTGATGAACCGCGCAGCTGCGGCCAAGTAATCACTAAGTAGACAGCATGGAAAACGGGGTGTTGGCATGACTGCCAACACCCCGTTTTTATTTCTACGCCGTACACGTAGGGTGGGCACGTTTTTGTGCCCACCCGTGACCGCAATAATCGGTGCACAGGTCCGCGCTGCACGGAAACAGGCATGTGCGTAGAGTGAATTCACGCGTGGGCACGATGTGCCCACCCTACCTTATTTAGCCTAGCGTAGCGATCACCGGTGCGTGATCGGAAGGCTGCTCCCACTTGCGCGGCACGCGGTCAATCACGCAAGCGGTGCATTGCGCGGCCAGTGGCGGCGACAACAGGATATGGTCGATCCGCATGCCGCGGTTCAAGCGGAACCCCATCTGCCGGTAATCCCACCAGCTGAACAGTTTTTCCGGCTGCTCGAACATGCGGAAGGCGTCGGTCAGCTCCAGCGCCTGCAAGCGCGCGAACGCTGCCCGCTCCGGCGGCGACACCAGGTTTTGCCCTACCCACGCTGCCGGATCGTGGACGTCGCGGTCTTCCGGCGCAATGTTGTAATCGCCCAGCAGCACCAGCTTGGCATGCTGCTGGCGCTCAGTCTGCAGCCAGCTGTGCAAGGCATCCAGCCACTGCAGCTTGTACTGGTATTTTTCGGTATCGGGCGCCTGGCCGTTAGGAATATACGCGCATACAACCCGGATGCCGTCGATGGTGGCGGCGATGATGCGCTGCTGCAGGTCCTCGTAGAGCGGATTGTTCTTGACCACATCGGTGATCGGGTGGCGTGACAAGATGGCAACGCCGTTATAGGTCTTCTGTCCGCTGAACACCACGTGATAGCCGGCGGCTTCGATTTCAGCCGCGGGGAATTTATCGTCGGTGAGCTTGGTTTCCTGCAGGGCCAGGATGTCGACCGGGTTATCGGTCAGCCATTGCAGCACTTGCGGCAGGCGCACCTTGAGGGAGTTGACGTTCCACGTTGCTATTTTCATCAAATTCGGATTCTTCAATATGTAAAAAGATGCAGTCCGGTGCGTAAAAGAGACCGGATCCGCCACGCCTGCACTTTACACCAAATACCAAACGCTCAAATTACAACATGTGTGTTGACAAGCACTCGCCGCAACCATATCATGCATATGCATCGATGTATATGCACGATAAAAAGGACACCCATGCTAAGCCAATGTAGCTGTTCCACCCTGCGCCAGCTCACACGCAAGATGACCAATATCTACGATCACTATCTTGCCGCGGATGAACTGACCATCAGCCAGTATTCCCTGCTGGCCAGGATAGGCAAATACGGGCCGATCGGCGCCATCCCGCTGGCCGTCAACATGGGGATGGACCGCAGCACCATGAGCCGCACGCTCAAGCCCCTGATTGCGCTCGGCTGGATTGAGACCGTCGACCTGCCGCTGGCAATGCTGACCGACAAGCGCTCCTTCGGCGTCCGCCTCAGCAGCGCCGGGCGCGACAAGTGGCAAAAATCGATGCCCAACTGGCGCAAGGCGCAAAACGAAATCGATGCCATCCTGGGCGACGAGACACATCATGCCTTGATGAATCTGGTCGACACCGCTAACCACAAGTTCGAACAACACGAGCACGCCATCCCATGAACACCACCATCCAAGCCATCATGGCGCGCCTGCGTTTCAGCTACGTATGGATAGTCGTCGGCATCATCTTCCTGGTCCTGCTGTCCGCGGCCGGGATCCGCGCCACGCCGTCGGTGATGATACTGCCGCTGGAACATGAATTCGGCTGGACTGTCACCACCATCTCCTTCGTCATTTCGGTGAATATCGCGCTGTACGGCCTGATCGGGCCGTTCTCGGCGGCGGCCATGCAGCGCTACGGCATCCGGCCCATCGTGCTGGGCGCCCTGGTGCTGCTGGCGGCGGGGACGTTCGCCAGCACCTTCATGACGATGCCGTGGCATATGGTGCTGGCCTGGGGCATTTTGGTGGGCGCCGGCAGCGGCGTCGCCGCCAACACCCTGGCAGCGACCATCGTCAGCCGCTGGTTCGAGACACGGCGCGGGCTGGCGATGGGCTTGCTGACTGCCAGTTCCGCCACCGGCCAGATGGTGTTCCTGCCGCTGATGGCCTATATGGTCGAGCATTTCGGCTGGCGTTCGGTGGCGATCCTGGTGGCCAGCGTGGCGGCCCTGGCGATTCCGCTGGTGGCGATTTTCCTGCCGGAGCGGCCGCAGGATATCGGCCTGAAGCGTTACGGCCAGCATGACGATTTGCCGCCGGAAGCCGTCAGCAAGGGCAAGAATCCTTTGTCGATCGCTTTTGGCGCACTGGGCAAAGCAGTCAAGATCCGCGACTTCTGGCTGCTGTTTTTCAGCTTCTTCATTTGCGGCATGAGCACCAATGGCTACATCGGTTCGCATTTCATCGCCATGTGCGGCGACTACGGCATCAGCGCCGTGGGCGGCGCCAGCATCCTGGCGGCCATGGGCATGCTGGACCTGGTCGGCACCACCATGTCGGGCTGGCTGTCAGACCGCTACAATCCGCGCGTGCTGCTGTTCTGGTACTACGGCTTGCGCGGCATCGCCCTGATTTTCTTGCCGCATGCTTTCGGCCTGAGCTATTTCGGCTTGCCGGTCTTCGCGCTGTTTTATGGCCTGGACTGGATCGCCACCGTGCCGCCGACCGTGCGCCTGGCCAACGATGTGTTTGGCCGGCTGGCGGCGCCTATCGTGTTCGGCTGGATCGTCGCCGGCCACCAGCTGGGCGCAGCCAGCGCCACCATGCTGGCGGGTTCGCTGCGCAACAGCCTGGGCAGCTATACCTTGTCGTCGATGCTGATGGGTGCGGCATGCATCATTGCAGCGATACTGGTGTTGCGCATCAAGGGGCATCAGGCGGGCGGCGACCTGATTCCGGGGATTCCTGCACCGGCACGCTAAGGGAGAACTCAGGAACGCTGGACGATGGCGACGATATCGCGCGCCACCTGGCGCGAGTTCATGATGACGGTGTGGATGGTCGGCAGCAGATGCAGCGGCAGCGTGCCCAGCTGCACTTCGCCGACCGACAGGATGCCGTCGTTGGGCTCGTCGCCGAACGGCATCCAGCTGGCGCGCGGTCCCTTGATGCCGGCATACACGTGCAGCGGGATGGACGGCAGCGGCAGGCTGTCCATGAATTCCTGGCTGGCCAGCAGTTGTCCCATTTCGCCGGTCAGCAAACGAAACAGGCGCCAGCGCGACAACTTGATCGCATAGCTGGAGGCGCGGGTTGGCGGCGCCAGCAGGAAGGCCATTTCCGGCGCGTGTTCCAGCTGCGGCAAGACACCGCGCGTCAACACACAGCCGAGCGAATGGCCGACCATGATGAAACGCTCGTCGCCGGCGCGCAGCACGATGAACTTGCGCAGGCGCTCCAGACAAGATTGCCAGCGCTCAAAGGCCGCAGAATAAGCGAACAGATGGGTGGTGATGCCAGCCGCACGCAAGCGCCTGGACAGCAGCAGCATCGAGGCCGGGGTGCGGCCCATGCCGTGCACCAGGATCGCATGCACCTTGCTGTCGGCTTGCGTGTTCATGGCATGGCTATTCTTTTTTCTTCAGCTGCTTTTCAAACGCGACATCGAGCTTGCTGATGCGCTTCGGCTTTTGCGGGCCGTAGGCGTTGACGAAGCGCACGAAGTCATCCAGCTCGAGCGCGTCGCTGAGCTTGATGGGCGCTTCAAAGCCGGCGTTCTGGGTCAGGTAAAACAATTCTTCCGCGGTGCGCACCATCGAATACCGTACTTCGCTGCTGCGGGCATTGAGACGTTCGACCGCCGCCGTGGCTCGGGTTGATCTCATTGCGTTCTCCTGGTATTGCTCATCTGCTGGTTAATTCCTTGTTGAGTTTCAAAGCTGGCGCTGGCTGCTGAAATGGCGCTGGCGGCCATCCAGAGGATCGATGAAAGCGATCTCCCGGGCCAGCAATTTCAGCGGCGCCGACCAGTCGTCGCCCTTGCAGGGATAGACATCGGGATAAAAGG comes from Collimonas pratensis and encodes:
- a CDS encoding MarR family winged helix-turn-helix transcriptional regulator — its product is MLSQCSCSTLRQLTRKMTNIYDHYLAADELTISQYSLLARIGKYGPIGAIPLAVNMGMDRSTMSRTLKPLIALGWIETVDLPLAMLTDKRSFGVRLSSAGRDKWQKSMPNWRKAQNEIDAILGDETHHALMNLVDTANHKFEQHEHAIP
- the lptF gene encoding LPS export ABC transporter permease LptF; translation: MIFQRALRRELISTAGAVFTTLFTIIVTVMLIKILGQAAGGQIASQDVVALIGFQSLNYMPILLILTGYISVLLVVTRSYQDSEMVVWFASGQSLVRWVRPVLEFGLPIIILTAILSFVATPWANNQSAQYRERFEKREDISRVSPGKFQESAAANRIFFVEGISGDSTKVKNVFVNTQQEGKNSIVVAKEGNLEIDKNGDKFLILSKGRRYDVLAGKNEFRQMEFERYGVLVASNSQAENGDRSAQALPTADLLKDRNGFNMGELLWRLSLPLMALCLMLLAIPLSFVNPRVGRSASLLIALLLYVSYSNVTSIFQAAVVQGRWSFMLAWWPMHLIVLFIVGLLFMWRLNVNSRWHPLVMWSAVKHARLLKVKSSTKESAAA
- a CDS encoding esterase/lipase family protein, yielding MNTQADSKVHAILVHGMGRTPASMLLLSRRLRAAGITTHLFAYSAAFERWQSCLERLRKFIVLRAGDERFIMVGHSLGCVLTRGVLPQLEHAPEMAFLLAPPTRASSYAIKLSRWRLFRLLTGEMGQLLASQEFMDSLPLPSIPLHVYAGIKGPRASWMPFGDEPNDGILSVGEVQLGTLPLHLLPTIHTVIMNSRQVARDIVAIVQRS
- a CDS encoding leucyl aminopeptidase; protein product: MDFSIKTIDAKTSIASLKAGCIAVGIYENKKLSPQAQVLDKSGEITAALKSGDISGKPGSTLLLRKVAGVAAERVLLIGLGPDGELSDKVMSMAALCVARSIATLGGSDAVLALPFDGLAKQTPARDLAWAIRNSILVLRDNSYRSDTLKSKKETTLSGVKKVAFLVAAANAAAAKQAVAEGLALANGIDLTKELGNLPGNVCTPTYLANTAKKLAKEFKLSVEVLDRKQLEALKMGSFLSVARGGGEAPKFIIIKHLGGKAKDAPTVLVGKGITFDTGGISLKGGAGMDEMKYDMCGAGSVLGTIRAIAELKLKLNVIGVIPATENMPSGTATKPGDIVTSMSGQTIEILNTDAEGRLVLCDALTYVERFKPAAVVDIATLTGACVTSLGHHNSGLFTRHDSAHDALANELLSAGKATGDTAWRMPIEDSYQEQLKSNFADMANIGGPAGGSITAACFLERYTKKYTWAHLDIAGTAWKSGAAKGATGRPVALLTTFLMNRAAAAK
- a CDS encoding MFS transporter, whose translation is MNTTIQAIMARLRFSYVWIVVGIIFLVLLSAAGIRATPSVMILPLEHEFGWTVTTISFVISVNIALYGLIGPFSAAAMQRYGIRPIVLGALVLLAAGTFASTFMTMPWHMVLAWGILVGAGSGVAANTLAATIVSRWFETRRGLAMGLLTASSATGQMVFLPLMAYMVEHFGWRSVAILVASVAALAIPLVAIFLPERPQDIGLKRYGQHDDLPPEAVSKGKNPLSIAFGALGKAVKIRDFWLLFFSFFICGMSTNGYIGSHFIAMCGDYGISAVGGASILAAMGMLDLVGTTMSGWLSDRYNPRVLLFWYYGLRGIALIFLPHAFGLSYFGLPVFALFYGLDWIATVPPTVRLANDVFGRLAAPIVFGWIVAGHQLGAASATMLAGSLRNSLGSYTLSSMLMGAACIIAAILVLRIKGHQAGGDLIPGIPAPAR
- the lptG gene encoding LPS export ABC transporter permease LptG; translated protein: MKVLQRYFTAEIVRSVLFTLAAFLALFAFFDLTTELKSVGHGGYKLQHAFLFVMLGLPSYAYELMPIAALIGTIYTLSQFAARSEFTIMRVSSMSTMMTARILIKIGLIFVVATVLIGEFVSPKSAEFAEKLKLQAKGASISQKFKTGLWSKDVIRTDGTSGDIVGSRFINIGEIKPDGQLVGVKLYEFDRSLHMTGLIQAAHADYQGQHVWRLDDVVQTDFVNGTSTDDITTAIATKKFPSKDLVSEITPEILSVLFADPDHMSAYNLWAYSKHLAENNQHSERYDIAFWKKLVYPFSVFVMMALALPFAYLHFRTGGVSLKIFTGIMIGVSFQLVNTLFSHLGLLNTWPPFFTAALPSTLFLLIAIGALWRIERQ
- a CDS encoding DUF3563 family protein; translation: MSLSNKFSNIKDFWRKAAAGTGMTLPEAEQAYLAAAADHQDLERRMQVLDCRHGSVLHTLRVLRAGSY
- the xth gene encoding exodeoxyribonuclease III is translated as MKIATWNVNSLKVRLPQVLQWLTDNPVDILALQETKLTDDKFPAAEIEAAGYHVVFSGQKTYNGVAILSRHPITDVVKNNPLYEDLQQRIIAATIDGIRVVCAYIPNGQAPDTEKYQYKLQWLDALHSWLQTERQQHAKLVLLGDYNIAPEDRDVHDPAAWVGQNLVSPPERAAFARLQALELTDAFRMFEQPEKLFSWWDYRQMGFRLNRGMRIDHILLSPPLAAQCTACVIDRVPRKWEQPSDHAPVIATLG
- a CDS encoding LysR substrate-binding domain-containing protein yields the protein MTTRLPPLKPLRVFEAVVRTGSLTLAAAELHITHSAVSQQIKLLEQHFGITLFTRGQRGVEPTAAARLFFTDVKAGLDRIALGAEQLLNTGKVRIIRVSCTPSMAMRWLIPRLSSFQIDNPRVEIRVTTSTVAVEAIKEPFDVLIRRSPMHRADYECIRFLDDVLTPVASPRYLQQHPLKRPQDLLQASLLHLSSRSQTWTRWFDEVGVPVKGQLPGQIYEHFFLSLQAALTDLGVAMGSLALMEEDLAHGSLLPPFPDLCLQDKGFHLLFRAGLQDPVLANFTAWLQAKGRETSESIRA
- a CDS encoding sirohydrochlorin chelatase yields the protein MSHPSPAPHQAIILFAHGARDPLWATPFEVLQQLIERQRPELRVGLAFLELMQPDLPGLLQQLAAEGIREVSVVPVFLGQGGHVRRDLPALIAQAQQRHPQLTITVAQAVGEQPQVLAAIAGYCAATLPKS